The genomic DNA TACATGTCAGCCCAGGGTCTTAACTCACCAAGGTCAGGGTAAAcgaaatcatcatcatcgcctccagccttctactctgtagattaGGGAGCCATTATTATCGCCCATAAGAAGCTAGGCTGATAGTATCTGGTCGAGCTAGCCTAAAGGAAAGAGTTCAAACAAGGAATATTCGAGCGAACCGGCGTTGGATGACGGCCATCTTCCAGTAAGAGAGAGAATCGACTAGGAAAACATTACTGGACAAGGTTCACATGTAGTGTCCCAATCGCAATATTTCATTGCTTTTCCAAAGCCGCGAAGCGTCGCATTCATCATTCTCGAATAGGCAGTAAAGCCGCAGTATGTACTAACGTTGCTGAGCCAAGATGCCTCTCATACACCTTTCTGCAATGGGGTAGACACCCTGGTACTTCAATTTAACTGCAGCCATGCCCCGAATCACCCGTATGCGACCACCTGCCAACCACACAGTATGACTTACAATGGCAAGCATCAACAAGTTCGGGGCCAAACACCCACAATGCTTCGATGAGACTTTCAGGCTCGAATGCCCTGCGTGGCAGCATGATGTTTGCCCTACCCTCAGTGACCTCTACGGAGAGCTCGGAATCGCGACCGTCAAGGATTCTAAGCCCGAGAACATCCTCCAACCCATGCTGCTCCAGCAAGGCCGAGAGTTCCGTCAGAAATTCTGCGTCCCTAGTGCCCTGAAGGGCCGGGTGTGAGGattcctcaacctcggcaaAGTCGAACTCGTATGGCATGAAGCTGTCTCGGAAGAGACGATAGGAGCGCGGCACTATTGCGCCCTGGTATTTCGGTACAATGCGATCAGCATTTCCGTCTGCCTCCCAGGGCGCTGAGACGTTTCGGTAGTCGACCAGGCGCTGGGTAGTCGCGATGGGGAAATGCCGGTGCAAGAGAGCAATTCCGTAGCGTTTGTGAACCCCTCgacggaggaagaggtcTCGGATGTCACTGCGAAGGACGTTCCTTGCACCCTTGTCCTGGAAGCTCTGTGCGCCGACAGAGAGTGTGGGGAGGGAATCATATGCATCTGGATCGTACGTTTGTCTACCTGGGATGTAAGTACTGAGTCGGGGATGGGAGAGCAACGGAAAGGGCGGAATGCTTACGCCTCCATGGTGATATTTGCAGCGAGGATTACAATCACCAAACTTAGTAGGGTGCACAAGGAGTTTTGAAGAGAAAGTGTGAGTTGCCTAATATCTCATCCGAAGCAAGGAACACCAGCTCCTACTTATGCTCAAGGTGCCAGGAGTCCAGCCTTCTCTATTTCAGCCTCCCCCTCACCACAAGCTTAACATTGTGATACCTTAGCTTACACTATTATTTGTGCCTGCACAATGCTGGAAGGTGTCACAGATGTAGATTTAGGCCTATTAGTGATTGTATATATGTAAAAGTGGAGGCGTTACTATAGGTCACCTTAAAGGCTCCAATTAATGTAGAACTAATAGTACACATGCTGCATAGAATTCATAGCCTCATATCACAGTCTGACCCGAAAACCCATAGGGCTTCTTTGATTGGAAAGCATTTTTTGCTCTCCTCACACCCGCACCTGCCACAACTACCTCTTAATGCGAGATGCTGGATTTAGCCAATTCCCATGGCTACACCTCACAGCCTTGCGCTTAGGCAGCAAGGTGTCACAACCACCATGTAGATATCACCAATTACATCAATGGAAATATGTACGCCAGTGTAAAAGGCTTCTATGCCAAGTCCTTTGAGGCGAAGCGTCGAAGGGACGGTGCGTGTAGGCTGCGCCGTAACCCGCAGATGGGCTGTACACTTCAATCACACCCTGCAATACTGGGGTATAGAGCATTCCCTTACGCCAGGCAATGGCTACTATCAATCAGTTCTGAGTAGTTTCTTCTAAGCTTATGATCAAGAGGGAATACTGATCAACATGCCTAATATAAGAAGTGTAGGTTGGTTCACTAGAGTTTACCCATGGCAGCCCTCTATAGATTCATCTGCCTTGATGTTGGAGGTTATGCCTGTAGCTGTGGTAGAAGTAGCTGTTTACTACACAGCATAAGTTTGACAACTACTAGATAAGTGCAGCTCACCTGATCTGGGCTTAGGAATGTACCTGCTGTGCACGTGAAAAATGGCGCTTGTATCTATGGCCAGTATGTCATCAGGCCATCTCACTCTGTGATGCAGAAGAAAGTTGCTGAATTGGTACAGCTTTCTAACTGGAAAGTCTCAGCCATTAGCCAGCCTTGAGTTGCGAATGTACCCAGAGTCTTCTCGCATTTTGACAGCCCTTCAGGGACAATGCGCAGTGCCCCTTTTGAATGATTTCAGAGACTCGAGGCTTCCAGCCTCTAGACCTATTAGATTTTCTGAAGGCTTGAGGCTTCTTGCTGCAACAGAAGTAAATACTCAATCCCTTTAACTCAAGGCGCAATCCGATAAAGAACACCTCTAGTAGGCCACGCGGCTGTGCGCTTGTGTATGGTAATGATATCTCAAGTTTCTCGCATTTGATTTTTGGACCATAAATGCTCTGGCTGGCTGCCTGTCACTAGTACGAGGGCTGGAGCTACGATGTGGAATCATCGGATTATCTTCAGTCTGATGCAAAATTGCTCCGTACTAATTGCCACTACCTCCGCAAAGAGCAGGACACTCATATCTAAGGATATTGACTACTGACGTATCGATATTCATTCTCTAGTACCAATACAAAATTATCACCAGGTAGGGAGTCTAGGGATATGGATAGTAGAGTATTCGATATTGAATTATTAAGTACTAAGGATGCCGAATACTTATAAAGCAGGACATTGGATATGACATATGTATCTCTCTAGTCTTAGCCAGTGATCGATCCAGTATACAATCAAGTATGTCGACCATGAACACCCTTCCACTCATTAATTTGGGCGTTCTCCCAGATTCTCTTCGAATGTCCCTCAACAACGATATCAATCGCCCTCCGCGCCAACACATCCACCCGCACTGAGGGTACCAGACCACGGATGCGGTCGGTAAATGTCCCCTGGCGAGTCAGCACAAGGCCCGGGCGCAGAATGTATGACTCAAATGTGGTGGAGTGAGCAGCTTCGTGCTCCAATAGGATATTCTCAGCTTGGCCCTAGGGCAATCAGTCTCTACCTATAGAAGATAAGGATGTGGGAGTGGGTTCATACCCTCACACGACGAAAGCCCGCAGAGAACCACAGAGGTTTTGACTGGTCTCGCTCAGCCAAACCACCGCTAACATACACAAAACGAAATTTCGAACCGGCAGAGCCTCCTTGCTTTGCCTCATTTGAAGCAGTAAAGGCATTGTTGAAGGCCTTGGCAGCTTGGCTGGTATACTCCAGCGTCACCCGGCGGAGGGTCTGTTCATCAGAAGCACGCGAGGGAGTAATGCCTAGTGTCCAAATACAAGAGCCTGCTCCTCGGAGAGAGGCAGTGAGTTGGGGATCTGAATACGAGAGGAAATCTCCTTCTTGAGTGCCGTGGACATGGAGTTTGGGATGTGTGGTGGGCAGTTCACGGCGGCATAGGGCAACAATAGAAGTGATAGAGGGATGGGCCAGGCACTGTGAAAGGACCTCCTGTCCCACAAACCCAGTCACGCCAGCAATAATGACCTTCGTCATGCTTTTTGGATGACCCTCGTGGACATTAAGAGACAGGAAAAGCGTACAGCATTGGGCAACATGTACTCATTGGATGGGGAAGGCAGTGCTCAAATAGTGTGACTGTGTAGGCGATGGCTAATAAAGACTTTGTCTTGACTGTGCCTCCTCCTTTATTACCTGCTAGATATCATTGGATATTTAGCTGTAAGTGGGGAAGATCCATGCAGCTTTAGTGCTGACATCCAAATACGGGTGTCACTAGCGATGCGAGAATGGCATGGAAGAGTGGATCACTGGCATCTAAAAGATATAAATTGACGGTAATATCCAGATACCCACAGGCTCAAACGGCAACAAGAGCTATACAAACACGACTACAACGCTAGTATACATTACTCATCAATTCCACATCCTTTTAGAGAATCCAAAATGCCCGAGTACGCCAAGAACCAACCGGCCGGCTTCAAAAACGCCATTGAGAGAGTCGCCATTGTCGGTGTAAGTATATCCCTCCTCAGTATCAGAGACACAACAGCTGACAGCGCCCTTAGGCTGGAGGAACTGTTGGATCCCACATCGTCGCCGCTCTCCTTAAAACAGGGAAGCACACGGTCACAGCCCTCACCCGCAaaaacagcagcaacagaCTCCCTGAGGGCGTCTTAGTCGCCCGAGTTGATTATGATCACGAGGCCACCATTGTTGACGCGCTCAAGGGCCAGCAATTTCTCATCATAACCATAGCCCATACTGCGCCCCGGGACACCCACAGCAAGCTCGTCCAGGCAGCTGCTAAGGCTGGTGTTCCCTATATCATGCCCAATGGGTACGCTGGCGACATTGACCACATCAAACTTGGCGAGGACACGCTGCTGGGGCCCGTGGCCAAGGCTAATCGGGATGAGATTGAGGGGCTCGGCATGCAGTGGATCACGGTGTGCTGTGGGTTTTGGTACGATTACAGCTTGGCGGGCGGAGAGTCGCGCTTCGGGTTCAACTTTGGCAAGCGTTCCCTGACAATTTACGACGATGGCAACACCAAGATCTCTACTTCAACGTTATCGCAGGTTGGGCGCGCTCTGGCAAAGGTGCTGAGCCTGAACGAGCTGCCTGAGGACGAAAATAACAAGAGTCTTACTCTGTTGACATTTCTCAACAAGGGCCTGTACCTTGAGAGCTTTGTCGTCAGCCAAATTGACATGTTTGAGAGCGTTAAGCGCGTCACTGGCACCAGTGACGCTGACTGGACGATAACTCATGAGGACACCAAGAAGCGATATGAAGATGGCCTGGCGTTAGTCAAGCGTGGTAACATGGCAGGTTTTAGTAACCTGCTATACGCCAGGGCGTTTTACCCGGATGATCGGGGCGAGTTCTCAGCCAAGCCTTGGTTTGCCGGAGGAGAGCCTGGATGAGTCTACCCAAGTTGGCATCGATATGGTCCAGGAACTTCAGCGCCGTCCTGAGCGTATGGCGTCATAGAAACAACATCTACAGATTTTACACTTAATACCATTAGCCCTAGCGGATGTATATTCTAGGCTCGTGTAGTTGTTTCCAAGGCAAGCGTAATCAGTCCCGACAACAACATATCCTGAAGATAGCAAAGGAATCACGGTATCATAATCATGGAGGCTCGAGGAGGTTGATGGAGCGCAACTTCGAAATATGCTGGACGTTCCATGTGCAAAAGCGACAATATTGAATGGGCTACCTCGCTGGACGAATGGAAAGGCAACAAATGCGGTGGCAGGGACGGTAGAGTCGTCCGGGTCGACCGACGTGTACTCGATCTTGTATGTAGAGATACCTCCGAGGAGGTCCAGGAGATCGGGTTCAACTGGATGGAGTCTCAGAAGGTCTCCAGtcttggagttggagatTATTGGCTGTTGCATAGAAAGTCAAAAGGCGTATCAAAGTCTTCTAGGTCCTCGGGGTTTGTTTGATTCAAGGATTCTTGACAGGTCTTTCCGCAACCGTATTGAGCGGCAACTTCCTGAGAGACTGGGAAGTTCGAGGCTTGCTCTGTTCTGCAAGCAAAGACTGTAGCAGCTGCGAGGAGTAAAGCGGCTACAGCAGACCGCATTTTTCACGGTTATGGGAGAATGAATAGGCAATGGCAGGGGAAGGGCGAGGTACTATCAAATGAATCAATACTTCTCCTGACAGAGCGCGGGGGGAGGGTTTTATACATAATCGTCACCAGGAAATATGCGCATACACTTGGAAGGGAGGGGGGTTGTGTTCATCTACCCTGAGCAGTATCTTTCCTAAGTTTAGAACATCTATAAGCCCTGCATATGCCAGTCTGAAGATCATTGGGATAGATGGGTGTCCCTTATCAGCGACCTTCCCACCACACATGATACCCTACACTTAGACATAAACTGGTGTACTCAGGCATCTAATATGACTGTCAATTATTATCTGTCCATAGCAGATAATTTCACTACCCCAGCATCATGGCTTCACTACCAATATTCTGGGCATGAGGATATGCAgttttattattattgcctATGCATGGATACACTACTCAGGGTCTATGGGCACCCACCCTAGCAGTGATACATAGATCCAGGGAGATGTATTCCTAGTGCAATGCATGTGCTAATAACTTAATACTATTTTAACATGCTAAGTAAGAGCTGTGCATTGCCTGCATTGGCAAGTAATACAAAGATATATAAAGTATTGATTTAATAGCTTCCTGCGCTAAGTCCTTCTACTCCTGCAATGAAGGCTCAAAGTATATAGCTGCCAAGGTCAATTACATAGCTATTCATCCTATGTCATCTATCAGATAACCAGTGGTAATTGCAGATATTAGTATTATCTCTTTCTGTGCATGtacatatatacatattACAGGAGAATTTCGCGCGTCACAGCCACCAGGAAGACAAACAGCTAGGTTAACTTTATTAACTTCACCTTTACCTTTCCTATAGAGTACTGCGCGACAAGATTTAACTATATACTTAATGGACCATGCCACTGCATAAGAAACTTTGACTTGTTCAAATTACTTCCCTACATTCAATTAGAGTAGTTATGGGTTGGGCTTGCGTTAACCCACACAAGGTTCCAATCCAACCTAATGGgttttgggtcaacccaCGGCAGGGGAAACCTGCCCTAAAACCCATGTGGGTTGGGTAATGGGTGCCTACTTTACGTATATTACATTAACATGCATATTTTATGTACATAAGTATGGTCTGTATTATTTTTGTAGGCGGTATAGCAGTTCTGCCACCCGTTGGGGTTACCATACCTATGTGGATTTGATGCTATCAACCCATCCCTATGAGGGTTGGGTCAGGGCCAATCCAAACCCACCCACATTCCGGGTTGGGTGGGTTGGGATTGGGTTTatgggttgggtcagccacTCTACATAGACTACATTCAAAACTGGAGCCCATCAGTCTTCTTTGTTTGCTACTTTCGCTTAACATAGGCGCAGGGGCTGAGGTGGTTAATAGCATATTTGTATCTAGCATATTGATATGGTACATATAGGGTTCAAGGATGGTGATTAAAATTATTCCTACCATATAGTGATTATCGAAGATGAATCGATTTATCTATCTATAAataggtacggagtaccactACTTTTATACTAATCCATGACCATAACTGAGATGATTTTCACAGTTCTGTTATGTAACTCTAGTTGCACTTAAAAGGATTACTAAGACAATAAAGGAGATCTATAGGGAGAGATGAACAGAATCTTACATAGCGGAATTACTAGCAATCTACATATAATTATTTCAGTCTTGCCCCAATGGATTACTATGCCTAATATTCTTGGCAGTGAGATTGATCACTCTTTCCCCGCCAGCCCCGCCTTTGATAAGCGCCGTCAGACAGACCACCCTTtcaccctcttcttcatATGACTTGTCTTTGGAAGTCTCAATCGGGGCAGCAGACTGATATTGGACCAGAACAGAAAAGTTCTATAA from Aspergillus fumigatus Af293 chromosome 8, whole genome shotgun sequence includes the following:
- a CDS encoding putative nucleoside-diphosphate-sugar epimerase, producing the protein MTKVIIAGVTGFVGQEVLSQCLAHPSITSIVALCRRELPTTHPKLHVHGTQEGDFLSYSDPQLTASLRGAGSCIWTLGITPSRASDEQTLRRVTLEYTSQAAKAFNNAFTASNEAKQGGSAGSKFRFVYVSGGLAERDQSKPLWFSAGFRRVRGQAENILLEHEAAHSTTFESYILRPGLVLTRQGTFTDRIRGLVPSVRVDVLARRAIDIVVEGHSKRIWENAQINEWKGVHGRHT
- a CDS encoding aromatic alcohol reductase translates to MPEYAKNQPAGFKNAIERVAIVGAGGTVGSHIVAALLKTGKHTVTALTRKNSSNRLPEGVLVARVDYDHEATIVDALKGQQFLIITIAHTAPRDTHSKLVQAAAKAGVPYIMPNGYAGDIDHIKLGEDTLLGPVAKANRDEIEGLGMQWITVCCGFWYDYSLAGGESRFGFNFGKRSLTIYDDGNTKISTSTLSQVGRALAKVLSLNELPEDENNKSLTLLTFLNKGLYLESFVVSQIDMFESVKRVTGTSDADWTITHEDTKKRYEDGLALVKRGNMAGFSNLLYARAFYPDDRGEFSAKPWFAGGEPG